One Manihot esculenta cultivar AM560-2 chromosome 18, M.esculenta_v8, whole genome shotgun sequence genomic window carries:
- the LOC110606395 gene encoding uncharacterized protein LOC110606395 — MPSSGSFLRQLSGRETWRSTSRRWGCSNKHSSAEERNLKQMEGLNMYGGENGGLGLRKRVMVVVDNTSHSKHAMMWALTHAANKGDLLTLLHIIPPASKGGGDRAPGSDSSSSSPYLVNSLGSLCKACKPQVEVEALVIQGPRLATVINQVKKLDVSVLVVGQKKPSPLTNCLCGSSSSEEFVDQCINNVECLTIGVSKQSKSVGGYLISTRWKKNFWLLA, encoded by the exons ATGCCAAGCTCAGGCTCATTTTTGAGGCAGCTGAGTGGCAGAGAAACTTGGAGATCAACATCCAGGAGGTGGGGTTGTAGTAACAAGCATAGCTCTGCTGAAGAGAGGAATTTGAAGCAAATGGAGGGACTTAACATGTATGGTGGTGAAAATGGTGGGTTGGGTTTGAGAAAGAGAGTGATGGTGGTGGTGGATAACACTTCTCATTCCAAGCATGCAATGATGTGGGCACTCACTCATGCAGCTAACAAGGGCGATTTGCTTACTCTGCTTCACATTATCCCTCCTGCCAGCAAGGGTGGTGGTGATAGGGCTCCTGGGtctgattcttcttcttcttctccttatcTTGTGAATTctcttggctccctttgcaaaGCTTGTAAACCTCAG GTGGAAGTGGAAGCACTAGTAATCCAGGGGCCAAGGCTAGCCACAGTGATAAACCAAGTGAAGAAGCTAGATGTGTCTGTCCTAGTAGTGGGTCAGAAAAAACCCTCACCCCTTACCAATTG TCTGTGTGGGAGCAGCAGCAGTGAGGAGTTTGTGGACCAGTGTATCAATAATGTAGAGTGCCTGACTATTGGGGTGAGCAAGCAAAGCAAAAGCGTTGGTGGATACCTTATCAGCACCAGATGGAAGAAGAACTTCTGGCTCTTGGCTTAG
- the LOC110605870 gene encoding GDP-mannose transporter GONST5, giving the protein MEESVLFQWTVFRSLLAIIQWWGFNVTVIIMNKWIFQRLDFKFPLSVSCIHFICSSIGAYLVIKVLKLKPLIVVDPEDRWRRIFPMSFVFCINIVLGNISLRYIPVSFMQTIKSFTPATTVVLQWLVWRKYFDWRIWASLVPIVGGILLTSVTELSFNIFGFCAALLGCLATSTKTILAESLLHGYKFDSINTVYYMAPFATMILGVPAILLEGNGIVDWFYTQQSAWSSLVIIFTSGVLAFCLNFSIFYVIHSTTAVTFNVAGNLKVAVAVFVSWLIFQNPISALNAVGCSITLVGCTFYGFVRHLLSQQPPPPGTPRTPRNRMELLPLVNDKLDDKV; this is encoded by the exons ATGGAGGAGAGTGTATTGTTTCAATGGACGGTGTTCAGATCTCTGCTTGCTATTATTCAGTGGTGGGGATTCAATGTTACAGTGATTATCATGAACAAGTGGATCTTCCAG AGATTGGACTTCAAGTTTCCACTCTCAGTATCTTGTATTCACTTCATATGCTCATCAATTGGAGCATATCTCGTAATCAAGGTGCTGAAGCTGAAACCACTAATTGTGGTTGACCCTGAAGATCGCTGGCGAAGGATTTTTCCTATGTCATTTGTATTCTGTATCAACATAGTTTTGGGAAATATAAGCTTACGCTACATTCCAGTTTCATTTATGCAAACAATCAAGTCATTTACTCCAGCAACCACTG TTGTTTTGCAGTGGTTAGTCTGGAGAAAATACTTCGATTGGAGAATTTGGGCTTCTTTAGTACCTATTGTTGGAGGAATATTACTCACCTCTGTTACTGAGCTTAGCTTTAACATATTTGGATTTTGTGCTGCCTTACTTGGATGCTTGGCCACTTCAACGAAGACAATCCTTGCAGAATCTCTTCTGCATGGATACAAATTTGACAG CATAAACACAGTTTACTACATGGCGCCCTTTGCAACTATGATACTTGGAGTACCGGCAATACTTCTTGAAGGTAATGGGATTGTAGATTGGTTTTACACTCAACAATCAGCCTGGTCTTCCCTTGTCATCATTTTCACCTCTGGGGTGCTGGCGTTTTGTCTTAACTTCTCCATCTTCTACGTGATTCATTCCACGACTGCAGTTACATTCAATGTTGCTGGAAACCTTAAG GTTGCAGTTGCTGTGTTCGTTTCATGGTTGATTTTCCAGAATCCAATTTCAGCTTTGAATGCTGTAGGATGTAGTATTACACTTGTGGGATGTACATTCTACGGGTTTGTGAGGCACCTGCTTTCTCAACAGCCACCACCGCCTGGAACACCCCGGACTCCGAGGAATCGGATGGAATTGCTTCCCCTTGTAAATGATAAATTAGATGACAAAGTCTAA